ATCGGCGTCCTCGCCGTCCAGTTGGGCGAGCCCGTCGTCCGCCAGATCTTCGACCTCGTGGCCGCCGACCCGTCGGTCGAACTGACCGTCGACCTCCGACGGCAGCAGGTCAGCGTGCCCGCCGTCGGCCAGCTCGCCGGCGTCGACGCGCACTTCGACATCGATCCCCACACCCGGCACTGCCTGCTGGAGGGCCTCGACGACATCGGCCTGACCCTGCAGGACGACGACGCCATCACCGCGTACGAGCGCACCCGCCCCGGCTGGAAGCCGCTGGTGCCGACGCCCTGACCAAGCCGCGGGCGTGGCTCGACCGCGCCCCGCCGTAGCCCACGGCCCGCCGCACGCGCCCCTGGAGGTCGCGGCGGCGGGCCGATGCGTGTGTCACGGGCCGGCTCGGGTGAGCCCCCGTCGCGCGGCCCGATGGCCAACGCGGGACGTCCGTCCCTACGCCGATGGCCGAGGTCAGGTGAGGGTCTTCGGATACGAGGGGCGCGTCGCCGGGGACAACCGCCGACGGACCCTCGCCGACCGGACGCGGGGGGCGTGCCATGGGGCGGGATCGGAGCGGTAGCACGGCGGCGGTGTGGCACCTGCGGCGAGCTGGTGCCGGGGCACTCGCACTGGCAGTCGTGGCCTCGATGTTGGTGGTGCACGCGGGCGTCGCCGTCGCCCAGGAACCGCTCGTGGCACGGGAGGTCCGCACCGTGCACACCGGGCCGTTCGGGGTCGCGCGACCCGGCGGTGTGGCCTGGGCGCCCGACGCCGGTCTCGTGGTGGCGGAGGCGGACGCCGGCGTCACCTCGTTGGTGCGGCTCGGCACGGGCGAGCGGCTGCTGGGCACGCTCGACGTGGCCGGCACGGCCGGGATCGAGGTCGCCACCCTCACCACCGGGGCCGAGGGTGACCTCGTCGCCCTCGCCGGCGGTGGCCTGGTCGAGGTGGCGGCCGACGACCTCGACCGGCGGCGGTCGACGGCCGCGCGCAGCCGCCTGGCGACCGACGTGGCGACGCCGGCCGGGGCGACCCTCGACGACGACGGCAGGCTCGTGGTGCTCGACGCGGCCACGGCCGAGCTCGTGCCGGTGGACGCCGACCGCGGGCGCGTGCCGCTCGACGTCGACGGCGACCTACGCGGCCTGGCCCACCACCCCGGCCACGACCTGCTGTACGTCCTCGACGCGGCGTCACAGACCCTGCACGGTGTCGACGGCGCCGGGCGCACGCAGCGCTCCTACGACCTCGGCGACGTCGGCCTCCGCGACCCGCAGGCGATGGTGTTCGCCCCGAGCTCCGACACCACCGACGCCCCCGACACGCTGAACCTGTTCGTCGCCGACGCGGGAGACGCGGACCTGTTCGGCGGCGTCGTCGAGGTGACACTCGAACAGGTGGCCGCCGCCGACGTCCCGCTGGTGACGGCCCGCCTGGTGCAGACCATCGACACCTCGCAGTGGGTACCGGCGAGCCCCGACCCCTCGGGCGTCACCTACCTGCCCGCGCGCGACCTCCTCACGGTCGTGGACTCCGAGGTCAACGAGGTCACCGGCGCCGGTTACCACGGTGTGAACGTGTGGGAGGTCACCCGCCGCGGCCAGGTCGTGCGCGGCTGGAACACGCTGGCGTTCACCAACGAGCCCACCGGCGTCAGCCACGACCCGGCGACCAACACGCTGTTCATCTCGACCGATGCCGGCACCAACGGGGTCCACGTCGTCCGGGCCGGCCCGGACGGGCAGTTCGGGACCGCCGACGACACACGCGGCTTCCTCAACACGGCCGTGCTCGGGCTGACCGACACCGAGGACCCGGAGTTCGACCCCGCCACCGGCCACCTGTTCTTCCTCGACGGCATCAGCACGCAGGTCTACCGCGTCGATCCGGTCAACGGCGTCTTCGGCGACGCCGACGACGTGGTCACGTCCTTCGACGTCGGGCGCTACGGCGCGACCGACGTCGAGGGGCTGGCGGCCGACCAGGAGCGAGGGACGCTGCTCGTCGGTGACCGACGTACGCGGCGCATCTACGAGGTCGAGAAGACCGGCGAACTGGTCCGCATCATCGACGCGCGGGTCGACGGGATGACCTTCCTGTCGGGCATGTCGATGGCGCCGGCGAGCAACGACGCGGGTCACGACAACATCTGGATCGTCGACCGGGCCGTCGACAACGGGGCCGACCCGAACGAGAACGACGGCAAGCTGTTCGAACTGACGCTGCAGGCGTCCGGGAACAGCCCGCCGGTGATCACGGCGATCACCATCGCCCCCGCGAATCCCCGCACCGACGACACGCTCACCGTCACGGCACAGGCCAGCGACCCCGACGGCGATCAGGTCCAACTGCGCTACCAGTGGCGCAAGAACGGCGTCGACCTGCCGGGCCGCACCGGTAGGACCCTGGACCTGTCGGGTCCCGGCAACGGCGACCGCGGAGACGAGATCACCGTTCGGGTCACGGCTTCCGACGGCCAACTCGAGGACGTGCGGACCTCGACCCCGGTGCGGGTTCGCAACTCCGCGCCCGCCTTCGACCGGGCGCTCCCGGACCGGACCGATCCCGAGGGCGCCACGGTCGAGTTCGTCGCCGCGGCCAGCGACGCCGACGACGACGTCCTCCGCTTCGAGGCCACGGGCCTGCCGCCAGGCATCTCGATCGACGCCGAGACCGGCCGGATCGCCGGCACCATCACCGCCGGTGCCGCCGCCGGGGGTCCCTACGCGGTCACGGTGACCGTCTCCGACGACGCGCCGACGCCGACCGATCCGCCGCCGCCCATCACCCGGGTCCAGCAGACGGCGACCGATGCCAGCGGCGTCGACGAGGTGACGTTGACCCTCGACCAGCCGCCGACGCCGGGCAACCTGCTGGTCGCGGTCGGCCATTATGCGGCGAATCGGGTTCCCACGCTCCCGGCCGGCTGGAGCCTGGCGCTCGAGACCAACACCAGCGGTGGCGAGGCGGTGGTCTTCTACCGCGTCGCGGACGAGGGCGATCCGTCCACGGTGACGCTGCAGAAGAGCGGCGAGCCCGTCTTCATGAGCCTGGCCGTGCTCGAGTACGCGGGCATGCACGACGTGCAGACCGACGTGCTCGACCGCACGGTCTTCGCGACCGGATCGGGCGTGGAACAGCTCTCGACCGGCACGACGCCGCCGACGGGCCACCCCGACGACCTGCTGGTGGCCGCCGTCGGACTCAACGGCACCCGCGACTTCGCCGGTGCCTGGACCAACGGGTTCGCGCAGCGGGTCGACGGGCGACGTCTCACCGTGGCCGACCGCATCGTCAGTGCACGCGGCGAGTACGAGACCACCGAGTCGTGGACGAACGCCGTCAACAGCGCGGTCGCCTCGCTGGTCGCCTTCAAGGGTGCCGCCGGCATCGACGCGCCCGGGCCCGCGCCGGACCCGGGTACCGCGACGACGAGCTTCACGTGGACCGTGACGCCCTCGACGCCGGCCGCACCGGTGGTTGACGCGGTCACGGTGTCGCCCTCGCAGCCCCGGACCGACGAGGTGCTGGAGGCGTCGGCGACCGTGACCGGTGACGGTCCGGTCACGGTCACCTACCAGTGGCTCCGCAACGACACGCCCATCCCCGGAGCGACGTCGCGCACGCTCGACCTCGCCGAACCCGGCCACGGCGACAAGGGCGACCGGGTGGCCGTGCAGGTGGTGGCCCACGGCACCGGCGGCGCCAGCCAGCCCGTCGTCTCCGCGGCGGTGACGGTGGTGAACTCACCGCCGGCCTTCGCGGCGGAGGTGCCCGACCGCACCGACGCCGAGGGTGCGAGCGTCACGTTCGCGGCCACGGCGACCGACGCCGACGGTGACACCCTGACGTACACGGCGACGGGGCTGCCACCCGGCACGTCGATCGAGCCGGCGACCGGCACGATCAGCGGGACGATCGCAGCCGCGACTGCCGGCCCCTACGCCGTCACCATCGCGGTGACCGACGGCGAGGCAGCGCCGGTCGAGACGTCCTTCACCTGGACGGTGACCGCGCCGGGCGACCCGACCGACCCGACCGACCCGACCGACCCCACCGACCCCACCGACCCCATTGACCCGACCGACCCGACCGACCCCACCGATCCGACCGATCCCGGTGGGCCTGGCGGACCACGACCGGTGGACGCCGCCTGCCCGCCGGGGCGGGTGCCGCCTGCCGGCTTCCCCGACGTGTCGGCGGGTGAGCACCGCGCCGCCATCGACTGCGTCGCCTGGCACAAGTTGTTCCTCGGCTATCCGGACGGCACGTTCCG
The sequence above is a segment of the Egicoccus sp. AB-alg2 genome. Coding sequences within it:
- a CDS encoding S-layer homology domain-containing protein is translated as MLVVHAGVAVAQEPLVAREVRTVHTGPFGVARPGGVAWAPDAGLVVAEADAGVTSLVRLGTGERLLGTLDVAGTAGIEVATLTTGAEGDLVALAGGGLVEVAADDLDRRRSTAARSRLATDVATPAGATLDDDGRLVVLDAATAELVPVDADRGRVPLDVDGDLRGLAHHPGHDLLYVLDAASQTLHGVDGAGRTQRSYDLGDVGLRDPQAMVFAPSSDTTDAPDTLNLFVADAGDADLFGGVVEVTLEQVAAADVPLVTARLVQTIDTSQWVPASPDPSGVTYLPARDLLTVVDSEVNEVTGAGYHGVNVWEVTRRGQVVRGWNTLAFTNEPTGVSHDPATNTLFISTDAGTNGVHVVRAGPDGQFGTADDTRGFLNTAVLGLTDTEDPEFDPATGHLFFLDGISTQVYRVDPVNGVFGDADDVVTSFDVGRYGATDVEGLAADQERGTLLVGDRRTRRIYEVEKTGELVRIIDARVDGMTFLSGMSMAPASNDAGHDNIWIVDRAVDNGADPNENDGKLFELTLQASGNSPPVITAITIAPANPRTDDTLTVTAQASDPDGDQVQLRYQWRKNGVDLPGRTGRTLDLSGPGNGDRGDEITVRVTASDGQLEDVRTSTPVRVRNSAPAFDRALPDRTDPEGATVEFVAAASDADDDVLRFEATGLPPGISIDAETGRIAGTITAGAAAGGPYAVTVTVSDDAPTPTDPPPPITRVQQTATDASGVDEVTLTLDQPPTPGNLLVAVGHYAANRVPTLPAGWSLALETNTSGGEAVVFYRVADEGDPSTVTLQKSGEPVFMSLAVLEYAGMHDVQTDVLDRTVFATGSGVEQLSTGTTPPTGHPDDLLVAAVGLNGTRDFAGAWTNGFAQRVDGRRLTVADRIVSARGEYETTESWTNAVNSAVASLVAFKGAAGIDAPGPAPDPGTATTSFTWTVTPSTPAAPVVDAVTVSPSQPRTDEVLEASATVTGDGPVTVTYQWLRNDTPIPGATSRTLDLAEPGHGDKGDRVAVQVVAHGTGGASQPVVSAAVTVVNSPPAFAAEVPDRTDAEGASVTFAATATDADGDTLTYTATGLPPGTSIEPATGTISGTIAAATAGPYAVTIAVTDGEAAPVETSFTWTVTAPGDPTDPTDPTDPTDPTDPIDPTDPTDPTDPTDPGGPGGPRPVDAACPPGRVPPAGFPDVSAGEHRAAIDCVAWHKLFLGYPDGTFRPGRDITRAQFASAIERLVRASGTDLPAPRDTFRDVPRGDVHAEAIGRLTAAGIIRGYDERTFRPTAAIDRAQAATLMVRMHEYVAGAPLPAGPDAFTDDDGNAHEANINKAAHAGWILGRGPGRFAPKADITRAQMASVIARLAGTWVVEGRLDLPSD